ATTCCGAATCCAATCCAGCAGAAGCAACAGCTGCAGAGCTCTTAGATAGCTGCTCTATGGTTATAAACCGATGACGGCAACTTTTCAGATTCAGGTGCAAGTCAAAATTTTCAGAGGTGGCGCCTAATCTGCcaaattatattcaaattaaatctgAATACAAGTTTCCaataaagaaaacatgaaaagaaaaaacaattcTTTAAAAGTTTGGAATTTGATTAAGATAGAAGCAAATCACTTCCCCATGGTTATAAATCACAGATCACACATGTGCCAGCGGATAAGTCATTTGAATGCAAGTTCTTCTTAATGATTTCAACTatattcttgttcttgttcttgttatATTTAACCACTCAACTACTCATTTAGCTTTTTTAACATCTAGATGCATTGCCAAACCACAACTACCAACAGTTCCAAGATTAAGAACCAACGTGCCATGCTATAATCCTAAAAGTAGCTAAAGCATCGAATAAATATTCAACAAAATCGACCCAAAAAAAAGGCAAGTAacgatttttcttttctttgcagGTATTCAACAATTATTCAGAAATCCGCTAGAACTAAAATCAGCTCGCGCTAACCAAACAAGAAGCTCGAAAAAAAAAGGCCagtaattttatcaaaaaaagaaaaacaaaataatttttataaaaaaaataacaacaaaaaagagagagaagtaaAACAGAAGACCGTTTTAGACAAAAGTTTAGCTCGTGTTATCTACGAACGAAGAAGCTtcgtaaaaaaaatcgaaagTTTGAGATCAAAGAGATATTTTCGTTGACGCCGACCGTATAATTTTGTAACTAGAGTGCTACATTGAAGTATTCATGGAGAACGGAACTAACCTGGGGAAAGATCTGATCTGAACTATGAGTGCTTCGGATCTGAAACTTGGTACGGAAATGGATCAAAATGTTAAGAGGACTTAAAAAGCGTTTCAAAGACACCGGTAAATGAAATGATAAATTGATAGAAAAAGACAAATAGATCCTgactttttaatttgtttattaattaaaaatataaaaatattttttattttttaattgagtctttttgttttctatctaaaatatataaaaataaataaattatttaaataaacttaaatattttgtgttataaaaagtgaaaatatttttatatttttaattaatgaacaaattaaaaagctaaaatatatttgtctttttttaaatatatatagttaagAGTATTGAGATGCCATATGATAAGACATGTATAATATATCAGAGTTTGTTAgagaaatcaattaaaaaaaaattaaatcagttacatctaataaaaaatagttaaaacttATTTACTATAAATATCAATATAAATATCAATACACTAGAATAAATTAGTCAATTCAGCTAATATAACtcattttttaaaacatttccCTTCTTGTCTCTCTCttactttctttctctttcttctttcattcttattcttcatctttaagAATATGATACTTTCACaatcaataacttatttattgtttttgtttttaaataactCCTTCctctatatatacatataattaagGTGATATTATTATCAttcaaaattttagataataaaCTATAATTTGTGTGAGTATTAGCAAtgccattaattttttttagtgaaaTTGAAAATGTCATCAATACTCAATATGACTAAATAACATAATTACAATTCCAACTTAAAGTCCTAACTAACACACTTCAATAGGACCATTCAACAACCAATTGCTTTCATTTTTTCTTGATGTttgtctctcttttttttttcatgtatcttgttttgtaaattattttttctattgtaggagtattttttgttaagtaaaatgattaattatttattagctTATAAACACATCAataagtagaacaattagccgaaatttgaaaactttttgtttAAAATGAGGTTTAAATCTTCATTATTTATTCAAGAGATGATGAGTTCTTTCTGTGTGTATATTGTACTTTTATCTTCTTGGTACCGAACTTTTTGGTCATATTTTTGGTCCTGGAtactttttcctttgttttaggTCGATACTGTTGTATAGTTGGGCCGAAAGCCTTCTAAACAAATTTTGAGCAAGCCCAATATAAAGCCCAGATTAAGATTAAAAAAGTTTCACGtacgaaaaaaaaaatggatagAAGCAGATAAGAGTGCTACCGTTCCATCTCTTCCTCATCGAACACCATGGCTTCCCAAGTTGTTCTTCAGGTTCCTTCCatctccttttttctttttcttttcctgcgaattatttatcatataattaaccaattcatgaattaatttttaatgtgaatttaaaaaaaaaatccatatgCAGCAGGCCATGATGCTTGGTTCTTCTTCAATACTGCAAACCAACCTTAATCAATGTTTTCCATCCAAGCCGTTAGGTTTCTCTGCTATGGTGCCTTCTTTTCGTCGCAACGCACCATTGATTTCGAGCTCGGTTTCATGGCGTTGCGCTCCTCTCATTGCAAAGCCTGCTACTTTTGTAGCCAGAGCTGATTCCAATGCTGAAGGTGCTGACGCTGCTGCTTCGGATGATAATGTCGAAGGTGGAGGAGAAGAAGCAGCTTCGGCTTCTTCCGAAGTGGAAGCCGAAGCTGAAGCAGGAGTGGAAGAACAGGTGGAGGAGGAACCCAAGCCTCCAAGAAAACCTCGAGTCAAGCTTGGTGACATTATGGGGGTAATTTCGTCATTTAATTACCTCATTGTGTAATGTGTTTGTGTTTCCTACTGTTAGTATACAATGATTCAAGTAACTGTCTAGTTTTAATTGTGCACATTGTTTAAAAATTCATCAATGTTGCAGCATGTTAGGTACTACCTCCAGATAGAGATAACTATCCGCTGTACAGTTTAATTATGAATAGAgattaagaaaatcatcaaaGAAAAAGGCATAGTATTAAGGAGTCATGATTATGATAGTTTGGATCCTGTTCTTCATCCCTTTATTGCAATAGGTTGTCTAGGATTGGGAAAATGTGTTTGTATGAGTAAATATAGTGTTTATGTTTTTGGAGCCGAGGAAAAGTAATTTTGTGGAGATGTTGGCACGAGTTTATTTTCATGACTTCTTTTTTGTCGTCTTTTAATAAAATGGTAGGACAGAAACTGATCAAGTGATTAATGGAACATAGAAATACTTTTTCTCGTAATTTGGGAGCACATAAGACTTTTGCTTTTCTGCAGTTTTAAGAGCATTCACTTGTTTGCGTGATTGTTTGGTTTCAAACTGTCTGTACACCTTGACACATTGACATTGTATGTAACATTTCAGACACAATGAGTACTCATAAATAAGTGTTACTTTAGTTCAATGTGAAAAATGATCCCGTTTTGCCATTTTGGTGATGAAGGGTTGATCtttgaagttggaagttggaaTGAATACATTTTTATAGTTTCTATTTTGAAGTTTCAAAAGCATAGGTGTATTGTCACTAGCTAGGTCTGTGTAACTTGTAATATCACCTTCAACATGGAAACGAGTATGTATCTGAGAGTGCATGCTGTCGTTCATGCAGATATTGAATCAAAGAGCAATTGAGGCTTCAGACAAGGAGAGACCAACTCCAGACCTTAGGACTGGAGACATTGTGCAAATCAAATTGGTATACTGTTGgtgttggttttttttttttttttttcttaagatTATTTTAAAGTAAACTTTAGCAAGCCACTTCTGCTGAGTTGAATCTGACGATGATCTATTTTCGACCAACTACAGGAGGTTCCTGAGAATAAGCGTAGGTTGTCCACCTATAAAGGTATTGTAATATCAAAACAGAATGCCGGTATTCACACTACCATTCGAATCCGAAGAATCATTGCTGGTGTGGGAGTTGAGATAGTCTTCCCAGTGTAAGTTTCCCGCTTGCTCCGAGATCATTTATGCTATATGCAATAGTTAATTTTCTCTTGGATGCATTCCAAGTTCACCACATATCACTAGGAAATAGTTATGCTATCATTTCCCTGCAtccctgaaaaaaaaaaaagaatagaggGTAAAAATGAAGCAGTTACTCCCATGTAATTGATGCTTAACATTGTGACATTGGTGGTGTGTTAGTACTGTCAGACAGTTTGAAATTGTTACCATGCACCTTTTGAAAGTAAACTGTTAGGAAATAAGAAGAGGATCATAGATCATCGTAATTGAAGATATCGTCATTCTAGGGTCCATACAAGCATGTTAGGCTTCATTTTTTGCTACAATTGGAGTCACTTACATAAGCACGTCTTCATGTTTTAGTTATTGTCTTCCTGTGTATAAGAAACTAAGAATGTGATCCTAATATTTGGAATGGGGAATGTATGTTCAAAATGTGGGGTTGTCATATTAACTTTCCTCTAAAAGAAAGGAGCATGTGATACTCATGTGTACTGATAAATATATGCAATGCTTTGCTGCATAAATTCTGATTTTGACTATTGAAGCTTTAGTGAAATGGTTCATTTCCTCAAATTATCAATATATGCTTAAGGCCAATGTAATTTTcctatctttatcttatgaagaaGCCCTACCGTGTTTTTCTTGTCCTATGATTCACATGTTTACTGTCGCAGTTACTCACCAAACATCAAagaaatcaaagtaataaaccACCGTAAAGTTAGGAGAGCAAGATTGTACTATCTCAGGGACAAGCTTCCCAGACTCTCAACTTTCAAATGAAGGACGCATGCTACCCGCATTTCATCACNNNNNNNNNNNNNNNNNNNNNNNNNNNNNNNNNNNNNNNNNNNNNNNNNNNNNNNNNNNNNNNNNNNNNNNNNNNNNNNNNNNNNNNNNNNNNNNNNNNNNNNNNNNNNNNNNNNNNNNNNNNNNNNNNNNNNNNNNNNNNNNNNNNNNNNNNNNNNNNNNNNNNNNNNNNNNNNNNNNNNNNNNNNNNNNNNNNNNNNNNNNNNNNNNNNNNNCAGGGCCATACTTCAGTTATTTTGATTCGTTGCGTTGTTGCAGAAAATTGTGATTTTTCttaacatttaaattttctGGCAAGGGAATTGAAACAAGTGTAGCCACCCTTTATTTGTAATATTTCATGTTTATAGTGTTTTTGTATGCTTGTTATGTGTTAGAAAGCCAAGCTAAGAAGAAGGCATCACTATTCACTAGTAAGTTCCAAGGAATATCATGCATAATCTTTCCACTCTATTACTGTTATAACCTGCTGTTGTTCTTAGGTACACTGGGGTATGGCTTTATCAGCTATGACTCATAACTGATGAGTAACAGTAATTATATCAACCATCTGATCCATTTTTCTGATTGTCCTTGTAAagagatatttatattttagataatttCATAATAAAGCTGGGTCTAACTTGCTGAGTTGGAGATACATTTACCTATTCATGAGTTCTTCCAACTTTTATTAAATGTGTCCAAATATAGGTAAACTTGTGACTAGATAAGATGTTTTTGGTCCCCAGTCAATTGCCTCAGCCAGATCATACTACACAAACAAAAAGATGTTCATATTCAGAGAGGGTGGATACTGGATTCAACATGGGTGGGAGTAATGAATCCTAAGCTCAAGCCATGTTTGTTAAACCCCTTAAAATTCAAGTTGGCATTCACGAGATGCTATGTTGCCatttattagaaataaattctgAAGAACTAAAAAATGTAGAAATAGAATAAtgaatatctaattatatttactATATCatttactattttaaaaattttacattgATAATTGAACGTTAGTGTACAAttctttttagggtttggtaAAAGAAATAACaggaaatttttaattaaaatcctaaacatttttatatgtttaattaactttcaatgaattaaatatactaaaaatattttaaccaaAAAGATAcactaaaaatattaagaagttttttttgaaaaagattagaAATTTCAAACGatctttttaattctaaataaagtttcaatttttttaattttgtcaatattttcaatatatatatatatatatataattcttatCTATTTAACAACTCTAAGATGATAAATCAAGATTTCTAATCATTATTTAAActagtttaatttaaaaatgtgatacccaagacaagaaatataagaaGAACTCCCATAATTAATTAGTCTCAAGATCGTTCACTGGTATAAATAAcactattataattttttatctctcaAATTTCCAACACAttcacaaaaacaaaagagaattTCTTAAAACTTAATACATATGGAAAGATAATTAAAGCACACGAATTTCAAActtttatataaacaaaataaaaacatatacTTAATTGGTAAGAAAGGTTATTATTGACTATGAACAATgataaaattatgaaagaatagggaaaacaaagaaagaatttttattgattattgattgattgaattgaacatGTGTTGTAAACTATGAgggtaaaactaaatatatatagagtattgtcctatgaaagataaaagtaaagataagataagaagagaagataatataaagataagataagataaaataataaagactgAAATTAGAACTGAATTTATGTATTCTGTTGGGCTGAATTTGTGGGCCACAagacttctttattgttgtcatgggcTAATATAGAAGAGTAGTTTAATACGCCCCCGTAGTGGATGGAAGATGTCAATAATCCACAGCTTGGATAAGTTCCAATAAAATTGTTGAAGAAGACGCGTCTGACATAGTGACGCGGAGGAAGATGCGTGTGGCGGAGCTTGAGCTGCCGGcggcaaaaatataaaaggagaTGCTGTACTTGAGCAGCGATCTTCAAAAAATACGCGCAGCGGAGCTTGAGCTGCCggcaaaaatttaaaaggagATGCTGTACTTGAGCAGCGATCTTCAAAAAATGCACGCAGCGGAGTTTGAGCTGCcggcaaaaatataaaaggagaTGCTGTACTTGAGCAGCGATCTTCAAAAAATGCACGCAGTAGTTGCCGGcggcaaaaatataaaaggagaTGCTGTGCTTGAGCAGCGATCTTCAAAAAAATGCGTACGTATGACGCAATAACTTCAAATGGCGCATAGAGCGCGATAAAAAAAGAGGGCGCGTGGAGCGCAATAAGAGTGCAGATGAAACTGCTAAAACATATGCAGATTAAACTGCTGAAACAAAATGCAGATATGACTGCTGAAACAGAATGCAGACAAAATTGTCGGAAGAAAGGAGGCGCAGACAGAATTGCTGGTAAAGAACTGGGGTAACCAAAACTGGGGTAGGATTTTCACTTGGATGCCTTTAACAAAGATTGGTTGGATCTTGAACTGAATTGGAAGATTGATTATTCATTGTGAGAGGaggttgaaaaagatataggGTGATTTCTCACCGAAAGATGATAGCTTATGTATCCTTTTCAAGGAGGATAccaaagctctgataccatgataaaattatgaaagaatagggaaagcaaagaaaaaattttttattgattattgattgattgaattgaacatGTGTTGTAAACTATGAgggtaaaactaaatatatatagagtattgtcctatgaaaaataaaagtaaagataagataagaagagaaaataacataaaaataagataagataaaataataaagactgAAATTAGAACTGAATTTATGTATTCTGTTGAGCTGAATTTGTGGGTCACAagacttctttattgttgtcatggaCTAATATA
The genomic region above belongs to Arachis duranensis cultivar V14167 unplaced genomic scaffold, aradu.V14167.gnm2.J7QH unplaced_Scaffold_165934, whole genome shotgun sequence and contains:
- the LOC127743826 gene encoding 50S ribosomal protein L19-2, chloroplastic-like; protein product: MASQVVLQQAMMLGSSSILQTNLNQCFPSKPLGFSAMVPSFRRNAPLISSSVSWRCAPLIAKPATFVARADSNAEGADAAASDDNVEGGGEEAASASSEVEAEAEAGVEEQVEEEPKPPRKPRVKLGDIMGILNQRAIEASDKERPTPDLRTGDIVQIKLEVPENKRRLSTYKGIVISKQNAGIHTTIRIRRIIAGVGVEIVFPVYSPNIKEIKVINHRKVRRARLYYLRDKLPRLSTFK